Below is a genomic region from Scomber scombrus chromosome 3, fScoSco1.1, whole genome shotgun sequence.
ACTGAGGCTGATGTTGCACGGCTGCTACAAAGACACCAAAAACAGACATCAGACATTACTCGTTTTCACTTTTCCAGCTCCACTCTCGCTCTGTCAGAGGCTCACCCCATGCTTTGGTTAACTCTCACGCTCTCGTAAAACCTCTGACCTGTTGATGTTTGTGTAAAAGAGAATCTCAAGTGTGACTTTTCATTATTGTTACGCAAATGTCAGTTACACTAATGTCAGTATTTATCACTTTAACCGCAATGGGAAATTAAACTAAGTCCAATAATATGCAGTAGAGAAAGTAAcagctgttgtttgtttaatgaaACAGCATATTTTTGAGAATACAATGGCTTTTGTATCAATTATCCTTCAATTAAAGATCTATCCCTTAATGCGTTGCATAATTATGGTGCTTAAAATACTTATTTCTTGCATTTAATTGGTTTAATTTCGGGAACCGTAGACTTGATTTTACACAAAAATCACATTGAGCAGAGAGAAGAGTGAGCCTATATTCATCTACATCAGCTCAGGAGTGCTACAGTTATTATGGTATCACCACAACTCATCTGACATGTTTAGCCAATAAATCATGTGAGATATCACTAATCGTAATAGTATTTTAAGTATAGTAATTAGGTTAAATTTAATGTaagaatatttgattttgtcagTTACTCCaatattcaaaattcaaaacaaattaAGAATTAATAAGCAATAGAGTCAATCAGATTTGCATATTTCCTTCAACACTGACTATCCTTATCCTAACAGGCATTGTCGAAACGTTGATGACTCCTGACTGCAGTCCTGAGTATTTTCAGACATCTCTTTTATCAGAAATGCATGATAAATTTTTGTGACAGTGCTAGAGAAAACAATGGCCAGTCTGTTGATTTTACCTTGCACAAAGTGTACAGTGGTATTGATCTGTGCATGAAGTTATCGGCTATTTTCCCCCGGTGTATCAGCATCCTTTCTTGCGCAGTTTCATTACCCACCCACCCTCATCCGCCTTACCCCCATTAGCATGTTTGTTGTAGttgtttctatttatttcatgtttcacAAGTGGTAGCATAACGTCATCCATTGTGTGTCTGGTGGTGAGAATACCAAACGTCCTCAAAGCATGAGCAATATGTATGGTCACTTCTTAAGAGAGGACTCTTATTCCTTCATATGCTGTTGAAGAAAGCATGAAAATGATTGTGTTATCATGAGCATTATACCACAAGAAATAACCACAATGACAGTTTAAACATGGAAAGAACTTCTGAATGTAAAATCAAGTTCAGTGTCCATGTGGGGTTTTTTCAGCTGACTGATAGAAAAGCACACTATTTACAAGACTGTATAAAGCAATATATGGCAAAGTAATGTGTTTGTAATAATAAAGCACCATGTTTAAAACATACAGCTCTTGTATTCATCACCTTtagcaaaataataaaaagcacaGATCTAGAAAATGAGAAGAGGTGGAacagtggagcatttaatttaatcaatgATCCAGAAATGGTTCAGAGAAAGCAGCGAGTCCACTGCTGTACGACTCATTTGCGACCGAGTTTCTGTTTTTAGTCTTCCCTCAAGAAAAGTGTTGGTAATGAGACTCACAACTAGTGTTTTTCAACTCGTTAGTGTGCTCCCATCTGCTTCTTTCCACCTGGACACTTCCAGCAGAGGCGGGATTGGGAGAAAATGAGGGATCAAGGCCCGGGGTGGAAAACCTTCAGAGAACCGAAGACTCGTTTGTGCTGTGCCACTCATTAGAAGACCTATCTTTAACATCTGAAGCATAATggctaattatttttttcaactaCAATTTCCTGACTGAGATTTACATTTCAATCAATATGCACTGGAGGTGTTTTATTAAACAGCATTTGCAAGACAGTACTTATATTGTACATTAAGTCTTTCAAGCTGGTGCAAACACCCTACATTTAAATTTTCAgagtggaaaaaaaatacatacaccTCATGTGCAATGTTTCAGCACCAGAAACAGGTCCAAGAATTTATTCACATGAATAGGTCCAATCCctccatttgtttttaaatcaatttctTATGTTATGTTACAAAGGTGACATTACATGTGAAAACCTGCAGAACAGCCACTGCTagaaaaagatcaaatattAGCTCACCCTGCCTTAGGAAGAGTAGTCATGAATTTGGACAtaacttaaaggaatagtttgacactTATTTACTTCCTTCCTGAGGATTAGATGGGAAagttgataccactctcatgtctttacagtaaatatgaagctaaagtCAACCGCTGGTTAGCTTAGATTAgaataaagactggaaaaagATAACCTGGCTCTGTTCAaaggcataaaaaaaacacctaccAGTACCTCTAAAACTCATtaaataacatgttatatcttgtttgttttggtggGGCGCAGTGACTTCATAGAGTCTTCATCATCAGCATGAGACAAACATAACTTATTGTTTTTACAAGTTGTTCATTCTgtacaaaaaaccccaacaaaacCAAGATATAAGATGGTAATTACTGAGAGGTGCTGTAGTCTTTATGTTATGCTGAGCTAACCTGCTTTATTTAGTAGACAAACATAAAGTCAAGCTTCTCTTCTTACTCTCGGCAAGACAGTGAACAAGCTTATTCCCTAAAATGtcaactattcctttaaatccCCTGTAGCAGAATGATGTACATTTTAGAAACTGAATTTTGAAACAAGACACTGCATAGTCCGCACCATCACAGCTTCAAAGGCTTAATCTGACAGTTGCTCCACAGAATGTGAAGCTGAGCAActgtaatactaataataagAAGCTGTTATTTTAGACACGGTTTTAAAATCCATCAGGAAGCTAAAAATGTTCCAGAAACCATCAGTGCTGCACATTTTGTGactgttgacgtcacatcccCACAAACAGTGATAGTGTTTTCgggaacacagacacacagcctGCTGTCAGAACACAGCTGGTGTCTGACAAACGGTCCCCAAACTGGCCACCTTGTCTGCATAATACATCATGACACAAAGAGATGGAAACGAACAGCACTAGTGGCGCAAAACGCTGTGCAAGCTTGACAGGGAAGGCtccagaaatgtaaaaatgacttaCTTCTGACTGATTATGTAGGATATTAGGAAACTATAATATCCCAGTTGGAACACTGAGATGCAGTCataagaaaaatgattaaaagcttAAATAGGTAAACTTGCACACTGGTATCTCTAATTTGCAGTGACGTGTAAGTGGAAGATTTTTTACTTAACAGCTCATAATTATACCAACACAAAGACAGGCAGCAATGTCTGATGTTGGAATTTGCTCGTCCATATTTGCTCTGAAGATCTCCTTTTGGtgtaaaaaagaacaaatatcatccattttaaaatgtctttaaattaagGAAATAGGATGTTCATGCTAATGCACTtaattttcacacacaaaaaatgaattactaaaaaaaaaaaactcatagcTCATCAGGTTGGGAGAAGGGTGTAAACTGACATCTCCTTTGATAAGCCTTAAAATCTGTATCTTAATATGCTACACAGTTAAAACTGTCCAACATTTAAGTTATGAATAAATAGGTCGGTTCATCTGGTGTATCACTTGACATTCAATccaacatatatatacatacatatataaatatatatatatatgtgaatgTTGATGGCAATTCATGTTGGATTTCTTTTGCcagcagtgaaaaaaaacaaaacgctTTTGAGCAAGTTCCTCAAGGCTTAAATGTCCATTGATTTTCAGTGTAGCATCAAGAAAAATTCAAAGGTTAGACTTGGGTCCACTGTTGACGGGAATGGCCCTGAGCTCAGTCCGCATGCACAGGTACTCTCCAATAACAGCCATCAACGCCATGCAGGCCACATTGACGAGCCACCAGGACAGAGCAGCTGGAAGATGAGCGTTATAGATCCAGCAGCCGATCATATGGAAGAAGTGCACGGTGACTGTGAAGTCCAAGCACTGTTTCCCTCGACGGATGAAGAACCACAGACCAAGTGCGCTGCAGGAAACATAAAAACTATGTTATCAACCATGCTGTACTCTGCTTTCAGATAAGATTCCTGTAGAAACAAAGATGCACCTTCAGAGTTGTTAAAGTTCAAGTCTTGCTACAAATCACAGCTATAGAAATTATGATAAATGattgcaagtttttttttaaacttcatttaaataaacaacatctaGCAGTGGAACTCTTTCACTTTTGCAGGagtgaataaatgtttaaacCCATTTAAAAGTGTTGTCTAATGAGATACTTAAACATCAGTCACAGTTTCATCACTTAGGTTTGCAGAGAAAAGATTGAAGATTTCTCTTACCAGGTAAGTGAATTCAATATGAAAGCCATCATTGAGAGCCTGCCCTGTATTGTTGCAAACCCAAGGGCCTGCCAAAGCACAGCAAAGgtttaaataacatttcaggAGCACACAGATTTGGcacaaaaaaccccccaaaaaaaggttACACAGACAAAATGGATCCCATGACTTACTTCATAGTTAAAGATCTGGTCCAGTGACCGATTTGTTTGCACCAGACTGTCCACTCCTGCCAACCACAGGCCCAGGAAGCTGTAGTAGATGCACTGCATCAGCACAATCTGACTCACAATGAGGACTGGATCCCAAATGTAGCTACGGAAGTTACTGGCCATCGTGAACTGATACAACATGCAGAGGCCAAAATGATGTTAACAGCTGGCCCCTACTGTTACCAGCTGACCCATCCAGAGTGTGAGCTCaaaatctaaaagaaaaataaaataatgttaaaattaatGAAAGGCATTTCCATATTTTATTTCCTGGGTATAAAACCTTGGTCCTCCAGATTTATcacagaaatatgacaaaaactGTCAAAGCAGCTTTTTTGAAACttgctgtaaataaataaaaaacaagatgtCCTTCAAGTAGGGGTCCAAAATTTTGGTGTATGCTGAGGTAGTAAAATATAATAACCTCTGTTAGCTCCTAATGACAGTGTGACACTttaatatgaatgtattttgttttttaag
It encodes:
- the sys1 gene encoding protein SYS1 homolog, whose amino-acid sequence is MLYQFTMASNFRSYIWDPVLIVSQIVLMQCIYYSFLGLWLAGVDSLVQTNRSLDQIFNYEALGFATIQGRLSMMAFILNSLTCALGLWFFIRRGKQCLDFTVTVHFFHMIGCWIYNAHLPAALSWWLVNVACMALMAVIGEYLCMRTELRAIPVNSGPKSNL